One Candidatus Alcyoniella australis genomic window, CAGATTGACAAAGCCATCGCGCATGGGCACCGCCTCGCGCTGGGTCCAAACCCACTGCGGATTTTGCGCCAACAACTTGCGGAAATATTCCGTCAACGCTGCCTTGCCGCGAACCCCCTGCGGCACCGACGGATCGAGGTACAACGCATCGTCCGTGTAGAACGCGGCCAACACCTCCGGCCGATTGCCTGTCCACGCCGGCAACCATTTCCCGGCAAACTCCCGCGCCCGCTCTACAGTCCAAAATTCCCGGCCATCGTCACTCATGACTCCCCCATCCAATTATTGTCCATGATACTGAATTCCCGACCATTTGACATGCCCACCTGAATGCTGGGACAGATTATTGTCTGCTTGGGGTAGTTCAAGGGTAGTTCAAGGGACACCCATACTTAACTATTGACGTCTAACTGGCGTAGTAATATATTAAGCGCATGTTGCGAATTTCTCGGAA contains:
- a CDS encoding nuclear transport factor 2 family protein, with protein sequence MSDDGREFWTVERAREFAGKWLPAWTGNRPEVLAAFYTDDALYLDPSVPQGVRGKAALTEYFRKLLAQNPQWVWTQREAVPMRDGFVNLWRAEIPVNGKTLVCDGVCLVFLRDGLIYRNEVYFDRVELLAL